Below is a window of Nocardia asteroides DNA.
TTCGCGTAATGCGAAGTGAGCGCCTGGAATCCGAAGTACGGGTAAAAGGCCAGGAAGCTGGTGTCGGCGGTGAGGACGACGGATTCGTCTCGGGGACGGCCGGTCTGGGCCAGCAGGGCTTCGTCCACCGCGTGGTAGTACGCCACGGCCGACGGCTTGCGCTTGTCCGCCCGCTCGCCGAAGGTGCCGTCCGCATTGGGTGTCTCGGTAGGGACGGTGTCGGTGTAGGCGGTGTCGATCTCGTGGGTGAGCACGGTGGGGATGTGCTGGGCGAAGGCCAGCGCGCCGAGCACCGCCACCACCGCCGCGGCGATCCGCAGCGGCGCCGGCTCGTTCAGGATCCGGTACAGCGCGCCCGCGCCCTCCACGAATCCGAAGACGCCCGCCGCGGCGAGCACCGCGAGCAACACCGGCTCCAGCCGGAACGACAGCAGCGTGGTCCCGGCGGCGGTCGCCGTCATCGACAGCAGCGTCCACAGATAGATCGCGACGACCCCGATCCCCAGCGCCTGCGCCCGCCGCGACGACCCCGCCCGCAGCACCAGCCACAGCACCCCGAGCAGGCACAGCGCGCCGCGCAGCGAGAACTCCAGCATCGGGAACGCCAGCTCGGCCCCCGACTCGGGCAGATAGTGGAACGCGCTACCGGACGGCAGCGTGGCCCCGGACAGCATCTTCAGCAGATACGGCGCCCACACCACCAGCGCGAGCACCCCGGCGATCGCACCGATCACCACCAGCTTGACCAGCGGCGGCAGCGCGGCCCGCCAAGGCGCCGGACCCGCGTCGTCGGCGCGCTTGCCGCCGACCCGCGGCCGCTGTTCGCCGCGCCGCGCGTACACCGCGATCCCCGCCGCCACCAGCGCCATCAGGACAACGGTGAACGCCGCGATCGCCAGGTACAGCGTGTAGAAGCACGCGGCGACGCCGAGGAACAGCCCGGTGCCGAGCACCGCGCCCCACCCGCCCGAACTCCGGTGCAGCGCACCCCAGGCCAGGATCAGCACCGGCGGGATGAATACGACCAGCACCGCGCCGTAGGCCTCGGGGGAGGCGTAGGCCAGCGTCATGGCGGTCACCGCGGCGGCCGCGCCGACCGCCAGATCGGCCCGCACCAGCTGCGTCCACAGCACCAGCGCGACCACCGCGGCCACCGCGAGGAACCCGATCGCGTACGGCTTGAACACTTCCCAGCCGTCCATGCCGAGCACATTGCCGACCCGGCCGCCGATCCAGAACCAGCCGGCCGGATAGAACGGCGGGATGTCGACATAGGTCATGTCACGCAGTGCCGCGCTGTCGGTGAGCCGGGTGAGGTACTCGGTCCGGAACTCCTGATCGACCGAGACACCGAACAGATACAGCTTCGTCGCGGCCAGCGGCATCCCCAGGGTGACGGTGACGAACCCCGAAATACCCACCCAGGAAGCCAGTTTCGCCACCACCGGCCACTTGCGCAGCCGGATCAGCAGCACCGCGGCCACCAGCAGCGCCACCGCGACGACCTGCCCGACGGTGGTCAGCGCACGAGTCACATTGGAGGAGTTGAACGCGGGCCACTGCACCGCCGAAAAGGCGTAGAGCCCGACCACCGCCACGATCAGCGCCACCACCGCGGCCGCGGCCGCCTCGGCGATCCCGGCCCCGATCCGGCGGACCGGACGCACCTCGTCGTTCGTCGTCATCGGTGCGCTGCCCTCCGGATCGGTGTCGGCCTTCACGGTCCGGGCCAGCCTAGTGGAGCCACCCCGGACCGGCGCCGGGCGGCAAAACGCGAACTGCCGCAGCGTCCGGGGACGGTGCGGCAGTTCGCGGGAAGCGTGGGATCAGATGGGGAGTTTGCGGAAGATGGGGCGGGGGACGTGGCGCAGGGCCGACATCAGGAAGCGAGCCTCGCCGGGTGCCCAGACGATCTCGGTGCCCTTCTCCGAGGCGGCGACGGCGAGCCGGGCCACGTCCTCGGGGTCGACGGTGAGCGGGGCCTCCTTTGAGCCGGTGGCCTCCCAGTGCGCCTTCGTCGCCGAGGTGCGCACCTGCATCGGGCGCACGACGGTGACCCGCGGACCGTGCGGCCGCAGCGCCTCGCCCAGGCCCAGGTAGAAACCGTCGAGACCGGCCTTGGTGGAGCCGTAGACGAAGTTGGAGCGGCGCACGCGCTCACCGGCCACCGAGGACATCACGATGAACCGGCCGTGGCCCTGCGCCTTGAACTTCTCGCCGACCAGCACGCCCACCGACACACCCGCGGTGTAGTTGATGCCGACGGTCATGACCGCCTTGCGCTGGTTCTGCCACAGCTCCTCGGCGTCGCCGAGCACACCGAACGCCACGATCGCCACGTCGACGTCGCCC
It encodes the following:
- a CDS encoding galactan 5-O-arabinofuranosyltransferase: MTTNDEVRPVRRIGAGIAEAAAAAVVALIVAVVGLYAFSAVQWPAFNSSNVTRALTTVGQVVAVALLVAAVLLIRLRKWPVVAKLASWVGISGFVTVTLGMPLAATKLYLFGVSVDQEFRTEYLTRLTDSAALRDMTYVDIPPFYPAGWFWIGGRVGNVLGMDGWEVFKPYAIGFLAVAAVVALVLWTQLVRADLAVGAAAAVTAMTLAYASPEAYGAVLVVFIPPVLILAWGALHRSSGGWGAVLGTGLFLGVAACFYTLYLAIAAFTVVLMALVAAGIAVYARRGEQRPRVGGKRADDAGPAPWRAALPPLVKLVVIGAIAGVLALVVWAPYLLKMLSGATLPSGSAFHYLPESGAELAFPMLEFSLRGALCLLGVLWLVLRAGSSRRAQALGIGVVAIYLWTLLSMTATAAGTTLLSFRLEPVLLAVLAAAGVFGFVEGAGALYRILNEPAPLRIAAAVVAVLGALAFAQHIPTVLTHEIDTAYTDTVPTETPNADGTFGERADKRKPSAVAYYHAVDEALLAQTGRPRDESVVLTADTSFLAFYPYFGFQALTSHYANPLADFKGRAATIAAWSKLDSSRALLDAMSTAPWRAPDAFLFRRDGDTYTLRLAEDVYPNDPNVKRYTVAFPESLFTDPAFTATDIGPFTLITVRR
- a CDS encoding decaprenylphospho-beta-D-erythro-pentofuranosid-2-ulose 2-reductase, which produces MINAVGNPQTILLFGGTSEIGLAICAEYLSKSPARIVLANLPGDPLLEGAVTTLKAAGATEVDVIDFDALDTESHAKVVDQAFAAGDVDVAIVAFGVLGDAEELWQNQRKAVMTVGINYTAGVSVGVLVGEKFKAQGHGRFIVMSSVAGERVRRSNFVYGSTKAGLDGFYLGLGEALRPHGPRVTVVRPMQVRTSATKAHWEATGSKEAPLTVDPEDVARLAVAASEKGTEIVWAPGEARFLMSALRHVPRPIFRKLPI